The sequence TGAACTTGATGAATATAAGGCTTTGGAAGAACAGGAAAAGAAAGTCCGTGACGCGATTAAGTCTTATCAAGGCGAAATCAAGAAAACTCTTGAGGTAATAAAGTCGTGGGGTTGGAACGACCCAGTAAGTGATATGTATCATGAAATATTAGGTGGTAGAGTTCTATCCGATGAAGCGCTGGATATTCAAAATATTGAAAAAGATCTAAAACGCAGAAATGAGTTAAACATTCCGCCCGGCTATAAAGATAAAAATAAAGATGAGAATCAAGCTGGCGACCTCCTCATTTGGCATGAAATACTATTGTTAGCTACTGAAAAAAAGAAGCATTTAGTTTTTATTTCTGGAGACGAAAAACCAGATTGGTGGCATCAAAGTGGAAAGAAGCCTCTTTACCCGAGGTTTGAATTGGTTGATGAATATAGAGAAAAATCAGAAGGGCGATCGTTTCATATTATAAGTCTTTCAAGTTTACTTGAGTTATTTAATGCAGAAGATGAAGTCGTTAAAGCCGTAAAATCATCTGAAGATAGTGTTAAATTTAAAACTAAACAATCGCTTCATTCTAACTCTGAGTTAGTTGAAAGAGCATTGCTAATCGTTAAAAGTCTTCGTGCGGCTCTTATGGAAAATAGGATGGCAAGCGAGCGGGTGTCGGAGCAAAGAATGCTAAAGATGAGCACTGCCTCTGATGAAGAACGCTCTGAAGTTTGGAATAAATTTCATCAACTTGATAGAGAGCCTACTTTGAATCTTATGCATTATTACAATTCAAATTTTAAAATTGATGCAATTATGACCCGTGATGAAATTGAATCTCGTCTACCGAATGATATTTTAGATAATCGCGACATCTTTTCTTCTCGTATGTATGAGCATCCAACAAACCCATTGGGCTTGGAAAGAGTAATTGATGATCTAGAATATTTGGCGAAGTGTTTACCATCA is a genomic window of Vibrio sp. FE10 containing:
- a CDS encoding PIN-like domain-containing protein, which translates into the protein MSNLQFNKREIFPNPSDTFFFKLEPLEEIKDECIFVLDANVLLLPYTTGVKSLNAIKGVYKSLSEADRMFLPAQATREFLDNRATKIADMNYGLSQKMTQSFQYVGSHPLLSELDEYKALEEQEKKVRDAIKSYQGEIKKTLEVIKSWGWNDPVSDMYHEILGGRVLSDEALDIQNIEKDLKRRNELNIPPGYKDKNKDENQAGDLLIWHEILLLATEKKKHLVFISGDEKPDWWHQSGKKPLYPRFELVDEYREKSEGRSFHIISLSSLLELFNAEDEVVKAVKSSEDSVKFKTKQSLHSNSELVERALLIVKSLRAALMENRMASERVSEQRMLKMSTASDEERSEVWNKFHQLDREPTLNLMHYYNSNFKIDAIMTRDEIESRLPNDILDNRDIFSSRMYEHPTNPLGLERVIDDLEYLAKCLPSA